The DNA sequence caaaaatttcaatttagtATTTTCAACAATTAAAGCGATTTTATGTTCGTATAATTAAAACATTAAGTTTATGTGAATTGTGTACCGATagttaaagaaattatttcaatgaaaGTAGTTGAAAATGTAAGTGAATTATccaaaaatttctattaaaaaaacgTTTAAATGACCCGTTAATTTAATCTGATAATGCTGTATATGTTTATGTTAAAAGAATGCTTTCCTAATGATGGGAAAAAAGATCATACTATGCGATTTATTGTTTTTAATGTTGTGGTATAGAAAATGAAAGTTGCGCTTAAAATAAATCAGTTACtttgttttttcttatttattccTTAAGAGAATACagttataaaatgtaattttcagTAATGTCGAGCAAAGAAAAAGCATGATCGAACGGGAAAAAGactaagaaataaataatggCAGTAAAGATTTTACACTGATAAAGTTTTTTATGGCGAAAAATCGTTAACTCTCTTTTAAAGAATGGTCATCTAATACGTAGATATCTATTGCTTATTTAAACTTTATCGGTTTGTATTTGACATCAATAAACGACTGTAAAAACTTTGAAAtgcattatatttttgttttatacatCTGAAATTTAATTCTAACAAGTACAATCATACATCGtccatattttaaatttaaattgccGATATCGAACAACTGAAATCGATAAATTCGAGataatcgatcgattttcGATATAGCTGTAAATTTAACGGCAACATTGATCAAACACAAACGGTATAGGTTATGTTTATCGCTAAAGTTATTTAGCAAATCAAATTTCTCAAAGAAGATGTCGATTTAAACTAGAAATGCTTTTGTTGATTGAATAATGTTAAGTATTATGTGGAAATCACCTTTTAACAATAAATCTATTAAAAACATGTAACTTTTTAGTGAACCTCAAGTCATAAAATGAAAGGTTAAGTTACAGATAAAAACGAAAGCATAAAATTCATTGAGATCTCTTGACGCATGTCTGTAAACAAGAAACACGACAGAAAGagctattttttaaattaacaaaGACAAAAATAAGCAAGTGAACatgtttaaaaatacatttcaaagtggatttttatcaatattgtATAGTATTGGTAGCAAACCATTACAAATTTGGGATAAAAAAGTAAGAAACGGACATATAAAACGAATTACAGATAATGATATACAAAGTTTAGTATTGGAAATATTGGGCAGTAATGTTAGTACTACATATATAACTTGCCCAGCAGATCCCAGAAAAACTTTAGGTATAAAATTACCATTTCTAGTGATgataattaagaatttaaagaaatattttacttttgaaGTCCaggtaagaaaatatttaactaATCGTGTGTAACAGAATACAATATATCAAATGATCATAAATATTTGACTTTAGGTTATTGATGACAAGAATGTGCGCCGTAGATTTCGTGCTAGTAATTATCAATCTACAACTAGAGTAAAACCATTTATTTGTACAATGCCAATGAGACTGGATGATGGATGGAATCAGATTCAGTTTAATTTAGCTGATTTTACCAGACGTGCATATGGAACAAATTATGTGGAAACATTAAGAGTTCAAATCCATGCAAACTGTAGAATACGAAGAGTATACTTTTCTGATAGATTATATTCTGAAGATGAATTACCAgcagaatttaaattatttttgccAATTCAAAATAAGGCAAAATGTTAAGTTAGTACTAATTTCCTAACACTTTACAAAAATGTCTAAGAAGAAACAAGAATAaacaacaaatatttataaattaatcaatttcaTGACTTTTATTAATAGTTCAtacttatttaataaatatatgtttattaCATTAACAAATTACCATGTTACAACAATAACAtgtttcattaaatatatttcatttttgacgtatatatatttctgttaaACATTACAgtacaaattatattaaaagatatgTTTATTAAGTAATGATGACATAATGCGTACAT is a window from the Bombus huntii isolate Logan2020A chromosome 6, iyBomHunt1.1, whole genome shotgun sequence genome containing:
- the LOC126867078 gene encoding cilia- and flagella-associated protein 20, whose protein sequence is MFKNTFQSGFLSILYSIGSKPLQIWDKKVRNGHIKRITDNDIQSLVLEILGSNVSTTYITCPADPRKTLGIKLPFLVMIIKNLKKYFTFEVQVIDDKNVRRRFRASNYQSTTRVKPFICTMPMRLDDGWNQIQFNLADFTRRAYGTNYVETLRVQIHANCRIRRVYFSDRLYSEDELPAEFKLFLPIQNKAKC